In Solirubrobacterales bacterium, one genomic interval encodes:
- a CDS encoding glycosyltransferase: MNSAFEQQLLVRDDPGSLSERMVTLSPAIAHLLPRDLCRRHTMVPLEYSEGVVTMVAAAPGGRRVERAIREATGYDPVWLTADRAEIELAIDRLFAVNGSPGDNQFTADDLLSHGLAIPPRLGEKLASRGLVTEEQLGEAVAEQQRTGSRIGEVLVHGGALEERALLRVLAEQLDLPTVDLSEFDATQAPRNVIPEPMERRFHCVPIAVDAENVYLAVPDELREDEEREISAESGLRVRQFLAPRNDIDALQRRIHSEAYTETALSDLRERFPESSAHIVLNGFQKGLLILLAIVLIGFLIWKFVGTLIVVFALAAIFYTATSLYKLVAGYSALEHRYQVDTSPENLAAMDERDLPVYSILIPLFREAAVIPYLVAGIESLDYPKTKLDVRLLCEEEDEESINAIRELDLPPHFNLIVVPPSQPQTKPKACNFGLLGAKGEYVVIYDAEDRPDPHQLKKAVLMFENSDESVVCMQAKLNFFNQHTNILTRWFSIEYSMLFDLVLPGLDARKDPIPLGGTSNHIRLDRLVEVGGWDPYNVTEDADLGIRLHQAGYRTTMMDSTTYEEANVAVGNWIRQRSRWIKGYLQTWLVYMRNPFRFMKSVGFKGFMSFQLLIGGTFIFLINPFFWFLTTLFALSQAGFIQELFPGWVYYLAAAQLFLGNFVFMYLGLAAAVRRGDDGLAPYALFFPFYWGLMSVAAWKGFVQLFTNPFYWEKTEHGLDLSGGADHTPTPQRRVER; the protein is encoded by the coding sequence ATGAACTCCGCCTTCGAGCAGCAGCTGCTGGTCAGGGACGATCCCGGATCGCTGAGCGAACGCATGGTCACGCTGAGCCCGGCGATCGCCCACCTGCTGCCGCGGGATCTCTGCCGCCGCCACACGATGGTTCCGCTCGAGTACAGCGAAGGCGTTGTCACCATGGTGGCCGCGGCACCGGGGGGTCGGCGGGTCGAACGGGCGATCCGCGAGGCAACCGGATACGACCCCGTCTGGTTGACCGCGGATCGGGCCGAGATCGAGCTCGCGATCGACCGCCTGTTCGCGGTCAACGGCAGTCCCGGAGACAACCAGTTCACCGCCGACGACCTGCTCAGCCACGGGCTGGCGATCCCGCCGCGGCTGGGTGAGAAACTGGCCAGCCGGGGGCTGGTCACGGAAGAACAGCTCGGCGAGGCGGTGGCCGAACAGCAGCGCACCGGCAGCCGCATCGGTGAGGTCCTGGTGCATGGTGGCGCCCTGGAGGAACGGGCCCTGCTCCGGGTCCTGGCCGAGCAGCTCGACCTGCCGACCGTCGACCTCTCGGAGTTCGACGCCACCCAGGCTCCCCGCAACGTGATTCCGGAGCCGATGGAGCGGCGATTCCACTGCGTGCCGATCGCGGTTGACGCGGAGAACGTCTATCTCGCGGTTCCGGACGAACTGCGCGAGGACGAGGAGCGTGAGATCAGCGCCGAAAGCGGACTTCGGGTCCGGCAGTTCCTGGCGCCCCGCAACGACATCGATGCGCTCCAGCGCCGGATTCACAGCGAGGCCTACACCGAAACTGCCCTCTCGGATCTGCGCGAGCGCTTTCCCGAGAGTTCTGCGCACATCGTCCTGAACGGTTTTCAGAAGGGGCTGCTGATCCTGCTGGCGATCGTCCTGATCGGATTTCTGATCTGGAAGTTCGTCGGTACGTTGATCGTGGTCTTCGCGCTGGCCGCGATCTTCTACACCGCCACCTCGCTCTACAAGCTGGTCGCCGGCTACTCCGCGCTGGAACATCGCTACCAGGTGGATACCAGCCCCGAAAACCTGGCCGCGATGGACGAACGCGACCTTCCCGTCTACTCGATCCTGATCCCCCTTTTCCGGGAGGCTGCGGTCATCCCCTACCTGGTGGCCGGGATTGAGTCGCTCGACTACCCGAAGACCAAACTCGACGTCCGGCTGCTCTGCGAGGAGGAGGACGAGGAATCGATCAACGCGATCCGGGAACTCGACCTGCCGCCACATTTCAACCTGATCGTGGTCCCGCCCTCGCAGCCGCAGACCAAACCGAAAGCCTGCAACTTCGGGCTGCTCGGAGCGAAGGGCGAGTACGTGGTGATCTACGACGCCGAGGATCGTCCCGACCCACATCAGTTGAAGAAGGCCGTTCTGATGTTCGAGAACAGCGACGAATCGGTCGTATGCATGCAGGCCAAGCTCAACTTCTTCAATCAGCACACCAACATCCTCACCCGCTGGTTCTCGATCGAGTACTCGATGCTGTTTGACCTCGTCCTGCCCGGACTCGACGCCCGCAAGGATCCGATCCCGCTGGGTGGTACCTCCAACCACATCCGGCTCGACCGGCTGGTCGAGGTCGGTGGCTGGGATCCGTACAACGTGACCGAGGACGCCGATCTCGGCATTCGGCTCCATCAGGCCGGCTACCGGACCACGATGATGGACTCAACCACCTACGAGGAAGCGAACGTCGCGGTCGGCAACTGGATCCGGCAGCGTTCAAGGTGGATCAAGGGCTACCTCCAGACCTGGCTGGTCTACATGCGGAACCCGTTCCGCTTCATGAAGAGCGTCGGATTCAAGGGGTTCATGTCTTTCCAGCTGCTGATCGGCGGCACCTTCATATTCCTGATCAACCCCTTCTTCTGGTTCCTGACCACACTTTTCGCGCTGTCCCAGGCGGGCTTCATCCAGGAACTCTTCCCCGGATGGGTGTACTACCTTGCCGCGGCTCAGCTCTTCCTCGGCAACTTCGTGTTCATGTACCTCGGCCTGGCCGCGGCGGTCCGCCGGGGTGACGACGGTCTCGCACCGTACGCACTGTTCTTCCCCTTCTACTGGGGTCTGATGTCGGTTGCGGCCTGGAAAGGCTTCGTCCAACTCTTCACCAACCCGTTCTACTGGGAGAAGACGGAGCACGGACTCGATCTCTCCGGAGGCGCCGACCACACCCCGACCCCGCAGCGAAGGGTGGAGCGGTGA
- a CDS encoding substrate-binding domain-containing protein — protein sequence MNAVPRSLTTVTGVALAVVFGVLVAGCGVSPDQAPVDSGHTGTNARYQPPTKKGGNPDAKPTPREQGVIRIAGKAQGSLTDRMARTYGGAAEIRLSGGNEESAFRQFCSGEIDLVDSARPISPEEYDLCVANGIQPVQFQVASDAAVLAIKNETDVGADCLSIDEVYNIFRAGSSINSWAQVGYGHDLAPDIAAPRMKVAGPDENSNVFGFFGQYVLGESAPSLLSMRSDYMAFPTDGGVRRAVVGSTADFRAAQRYEPSRKVYEEVSSSLAENRQAVRDARAEVRKGVRDQRTPAAQARDRRLLRRAERNLENLLESLPDSRGYMLRNREALRRLERLRGTMGLFRFSYYEAFEDQLRPMEISASNNFNKPECIFPSQQTVTDATYPLSRQLLLTVNYRNMRDPDINDFLRSSLARSQKLAENAALVPLPDEVRAKEDTWLDGSSEPDVVFYGTKGTSATEGG from the coding sequence ATGAACGCCGTACCGAGAAGCCTGACCACCGTCACCGGCGTGGCGCTCGCCGTTGTCTTCGGCGTTCTGGTGGCCGGTTGCGGGGTAAGCCCCGACCAGGCCCCGGTGGACAGCGGGCATACCGGCACCAACGCCCGCTACCAGCCGCCCACCAAGAAGGGCGGCAACCCCGACGCGAAACCGACCCCCCGTGAGCAGGGAGTGATCCGGATCGCCGGCAAGGCCCAGGGGTCATTGACCGACCGCATGGCCAGGACTTACGGCGGCGCCGCCGAGATCCGGCTTTCCGGAGGGAACGAGGAGAGTGCATTCCGGCAGTTCTGCAGCGGCGAGATCGACCTCGTCGACTCGGCCCGACCGATCTCGCCCGAGGAGTACGACCTCTGTGTCGCCAACGGGATCCAGCCGGTCCAGTTCCAGGTTGCCTCCGACGCTGCGGTACTGGCGATCAAGAATGAGACCGACGTCGGGGCCGACTGCCTCTCGATCGACGAGGTCTACAACATCTTCCGCGCCGGATCCTCGATCAACAGCTGGGCCCAGGTCGGCTACGGTCACGATCTCGCTCCCGATATCGCGGCTCCCCGAATGAAGGTCGCCGGTCCCGACGAGAACTCGAACGTGTTCGGCTTCTTCGGCCAGTACGTACTGGGTGAAAGCGCGCCGAGCCTGCTCTCCATGCGGTCCGACTACATGGCCTTCCCGACCGATGGCGGGGTGCGTCGAGCGGTGGTCGGGAGTACCGCGGATTTCCGTGCGGCCCAGCGCTACGAACCCTCCCGCAAGGTCTACGAGGAGGTCAGTTCCTCCCTGGCCGAGAACCGGCAGGCAGTTCGGGACGCCCGGGCCGAGGTCCGCAAGGGAGTCCGGGACCAGCGAACCCCCGCAGCCCAGGCGAGGGACCGACGACTGCTGCGTCGGGCGGAACGCAACCTCGAGAACCTGCTCGAATCGCTGCCGGATTCACGGGGCTACATGCTGCGAAACCGGGAAGCCCTGCGCCGCCTGGAGCGGCTCCGGGGAACGATGGGCCTTTTCCGGTTCTCCTACTATGAGGCGTTCGAGGATCAGCTCCGCCCGATGGAGATCAGCGCCTCGAACAACTTCAACAAGCCTGAATGCATCTTCCCGTCCCAGCAGACGGTCACCGACGCGACCTACCCGCTGTCCCGGCAGCTGCTGCTGACCGTGAACTACCGCAACATGCGGGATCCGGACATCAACGACTTTCTGCGCAGCAGCCTGGCTCGCTCCCAGAAACTGGCCGAGAATGCGGCGCTGGTTCCGCTTCCCGACGAGGTCAGGGCGAAGGAGGACACCTGGCTCGACGGCAGCAGCGAGCCCGACGTGGTTTTCTACGGGACCAAGGGGACCAGCGCCACCGAGGGTGGCTGA
- a CDS encoding amino acid permease — protein MKLPGGPQRSSGLWLLVLAYAGVGFSIYFSLGVVAKRGLAYTPLIFLAAGVLFVLTVASYLEGSAMLRERGGSSSYARHAFNELVAFVAGWVILLDYLIVIALAALSVPHYLTPIFGDLGDRVWAAVVIAAVILYATALNWLDITARRRPRFIMVLAGADLLVQLLILLVGVAVVMNPDALTGSLGLAGGPGVEDLIYSVVLATLAYAGIEAMANLVPDLDLNAKRFTRVVTRAIWLVPVLYALIAAVALMAVPVAAGPSGPETALGSTYIEAPILGVVEAFRPEWIADTLQILVAVIASGTLIWAANTAMFGVSRHVYALAVNRQIPSWLAKLDTRYETPYRAIVICALIALGLAVTGDIEMLAGIYAFGATLAITIGHLSIIRLRRKMPDAARPFRAPLNLNRGPGGFPVSAALGALLSGLALLSVILLHDTARWVGLAWLTVGLVGYVVYRRAVEGISLTERFTVEAKDLVRRRPAVAFRRILVPIFGTPLDDDIVSTAGRMAAETDDRPGGTSAELVIVQLSEVPLKRAIEDPLPAAEERAAATAAERAFEVASEYGGVKVTVERRRVRRQGTGIVATARLLEADAIVMGAEPPSPVKGGAQLGGKGDYRPPEIGPVTAYVLKRAPCRVILTAPPA, from the coding sequence GTGAAACTGCCGGGCGGACCGCAGCGATCGAGCGGGCTCTGGCTGCTTGTCCTGGCCTACGCCGGGGTCGGATTCTCGATCTACTTCTCGCTCGGCGTGGTTGCGAAGCGTGGCCTCGCGTACACCCCGCTGATCTTCCTTGCCGCCGGGGTGCTGTTTGTCCTGACCGTGGCCTCCTACCTCGAGGGCAGCGCGATGCTGCGAGAACGGGGAGGGTCATCCTCGTATGCCCGCCACGCCTTCAACGAGCTGGTCGCCTTCGTCGCCGGCTGGGTGATCCTGCTCGACTACCTGATCGTGATCGCCCTGGCGGCGCTCTCGGTTCCGCACTATCTGACCCCGATCTTCGGTGACCTGGGCGATCGGGTCTGGGCGGCAGTGGTGATCGCTGCGGTGATTCTCTATGCAACTGCCCTCAACTGGCTCGACATCACGGCCCGTCGCCGGCCCCGGTTCATCATGGTTCTGGCCGGTGCGGATCTGCTGGTCCAGCTACTGATCCTGCTGGTCGGGGTGGCGGTCGTGATGAACCCGGACGCCCTGACCGGATCGCTGGGACTGGCCGGTGGCCCCGGGGTCGAGGACCTGATCTACTCGGTCGTTCTGGCTACTCTCGCCTATGCCGGGATCGAGGCGATGGCCAACCTCGTGCCGGACCTCGACCTGAACGCGAAGCGCTTCACCCGGGTGGTCACCCGGGCGATCTGGCTGGTGCCGGTGCTCTACGCGCTGATCGCCGCGGTGGCGTTGATGGCGGTTCCGGTCGCCGCGGGACCGTCCGGACCCGAAACCGCCCTCGGGTCGACCTACATCGAGGCCCCGATCCTCGGCGTCGTGGAGGCGTTCCGGCCTGAATGGATCGCCGATACTTTGCAGATTCTGGTCGCGGTGATCGCCTCGGGGACCCTGATCTGGGCGGCCAACACAGCGATGTTCGGGGTGTCCCGCCACGTCTACGCGCTTGCCGTCAACCGGCAGATTCCGAGCTGGCTGGCGAAGCTCGACACCCGGTACGAGACTCCCTACCGGGCGATCGTGATCTGCGCCCTGATCGCCCTCGGGCTGGCCGTGACCGGAGACATCGAGATGCTGGCCGGAATCTACGCCTTCGGAGCCACCCTGGCGATCACGATCGGCCATCTCTCGATCATCCGGCTGCGCCGGAAGATGCCGGATGCCGCTCGACCGTTCCGGGCTCCGCTCAACCTGAACCGCGGACCGGGTGGATTCCCGGTCTCGGCGGCGCTCGGCGCCCTGCTTTCGGGTCTGGCCCTGCTCTCGGTGATTCTGCTTCACGACACCGCCCGCTGGGTCGGGCTGGCCTGGCTCACGGTCGGCCTGGTCGGGTATGTGGTCTACCGGCGGGCAGTGGAGGGAATCAGCCTTACCGAACGCTTCACGGTCGAGGCGAAGGATCTCGTCCGCCGTCGTCCCGCGGTCGCGTTCCGTCGCATCCTGGTCCCGATCTTCGGCACCCCGCTCGATGATGACATCGTCTCCACCGCCGGCCGGATGGCTGCCGAGACCGATGACCGGCCAGGCGGGACCAGCGCGGAACTGGTGATCGTCCAGTTGAGTGAGGTCCCCCTGAAGCGGGCGATCGAGGACCCGCTGCCGGCGGCCGAGGAGCGGGCCGCCGCCACCGCGGCCGAGCGTGCGTTCGAGGTCGCGTCCGAATACGGAGGGGTGAAGGTGACGGTTGAGCGTCGCCGGGTTCGTCGGCAGGGCACCGGAATCGTGGCGACCGCAAGGCTGCTTGAGGCAGATGCGATAGTGATGGGGGCGGAGCCGCCGAGTCCGGTCAAGGGTGGGGCACAGTTGGGCGGGAAGGGCGACTACCGGCCGCCGGAGATCGGCCCCGTGACCGCATACGTTTTGAAGCGGGCGCCCTGTCGCGTGATCCTGACCGCACCACCGGCCTGA
- a CDS encoding TrkA family potassium uptake protein, whose amino-acid sequence MFVLIVGCGRVGSGLARSMLSEGHTVSCLDQDPESHARLELDMEQSWEEAGGTFTVGAALESGALEVAGIERADAFVAATNGDNTNIVISQIARKRYQVDTVIARILDPWRAEWYREQGLEIICPTRVAIEMLEDGLHRAAGKTGGS is encoded by the coding sequence ATGTTCGTACTGATCGTCGGCTGCGGGAGAGTGGGGTCGGGTCTGGCCCGGTCGATGCTCTCGGAGGGCCACACCGTCTCCTGTCTCGACCAGGACCCCGAATCCCATGCCCGCCTTGAGCTGGACATGGAGCAGTCGTGGGAGGAGGCCGGGGGGACCTTCACGGTCGGGGCGGCGCTTGAGTCCGGAGCCCTCGAGGTTGCCGGGATCGAACGGGCGGACGCCTTCGTCGCCGCTACCAACGGCGACAACACCAACATCGTGATCTCCCAGATCGCCCGGAAGCGCTACCAGGTGGACACGGTGATCGCCCGGATCCTCGATCCGTGGCGGGCCGAGTGGTACCGCGAGCAGGGTCTCGAGATCATCTGCCCGACCCGGGTTGCGATCGAGATGCTCGAAGACGGCCTTCACCGGGCCGCCGGCAAGACGGGTGGAAGCTGA
- a CDS encoding YbdK family carboxylate-amine ligase, translated as MSDHGLLKMDAVREVFDASRDFTIGIEEEFAILDPASLDLVDRFPELYQAAREEPELADSVAGELIASEIEIRSGRAETMSEAIALQETRRRHLFALAESRGAMLGATGTHPWASYLDQEIIDTPHYQRLKEDLGWVARRNNTWSLHVHVGIRGADRAIMVNDWLRERLPILLALSANSVFLDRQDSGLASVRTEIFTRTFPRCGVPERFHDWAEYADFIETLHRLGSVVEATQLWWSVRPHHAFGTVEVRICDAQSTGPESTALAGLIVAVVAQTAVDLDEGRLDRLEPLRDREIEENLWRAIRYGMNGRMIDYRNRREVEARAGLEELLEWTAPARSALGIAVDLPDANGAQRIQRQIRNGRSVEEIYRDTLAETTRTYARPAAPIPE; from the coding sequence TTGTCCGACCACGGCCTGCTGAAAATGGATGCGGTCCGGGAGGTGTTCGACGCCTCCCGCGACTTCACGATCGGTATCGAGGAGGAGTTCGCGATCCTCGATCCGGCCAGTCTCGACCTGGTCGATCGCTTCCCGGAGCTCTACCAGGCGGCCCGGGAGGAACCCGAGCTGGCCGACTCGGTGGCCGGCGAACTGATTGCCTCGGAAATCGAGATCCGCTCCGGGCGGGCCGAAACCATGTCCGAGGCGATCGCCCTGCAGGAGACCCGTCGGCGGCATCTTTTCGCCCTGGCCGAGTCCCGCGGGGCGATGCTCGGCGCCACCGGAACCCACCCCTGGGCCAGTTACCTCGACCAGGAGATCATCGACACGCCGCACTATCAGCGGCTTAAGGAGGATCTCGGCTGGGTTGCCCGGCGGAACAACACCTGGAGCCTTCACGTCCATGTCGGGATTCGTGGTGCCGACCGGGCGATCATGGTCAACGACTGGTTGCGGGAGCGACTGCCGATCCTGCTGGCGCTTTCGGCCAACTCGGTTTTCCTCGATCGCCAGGACAGCGGTCTGGCCTCGGTCCGGACCGAGATCTTCACTCGCACTTTTCCTCGATGCGGGGTGCCGGAGCGGTTTCACGACTGGGCCGAGTACGCGGACTTCATCGAGACTCTTCACCGGCTCGGGTCGGTGGTGGAAGCAACCCAGCTGTGGTGGAGCGTGCGTCCCCACCACGCGTTCGGCACGGTCGAGGTGCGGATCTGCGATGCCCAGAGCACCGGCCCCGAATCGACCGCCCTTGCCGGGCTGATCGTCGCCGTGGTGGCCCAGACCGCGGTTGACCTTGATGAGGGTCGCCTCGACCGGCTTGAGCCCCTGCGTGACCGGGAGATCGAGGAGAACCTCTGGCGGGCCATCCGTTACGGGATGAACGGCAGGATGATCGATTACCGGAACCGGCGTGAGGTGGAGGCCCGGGCCGGGCTGGAGGAACTGCTGGAGTGGACGGCGCCGGCCCGCTCGGCACTGGGGATAGCGGTCGATCTGCCGGACGCGAACGGAGCCCAGCGGATCCAGCGGCAGATTCGGAACGGCCGGTCGGTCGAGGAGATCTACCGGGACACCCTGGCCGAGACCACCCGCACCTACGCCCGACCCGCCGCTCCGATTCCGGAGTGA
- a CDS encoding APC family permease, with product MAERIPRDQSLSRIYGTGALFSAAYGNVGSSIYYALGVTAAFALGLTPLAFILAGVIFIFTAATYAEATVMYPEAGGSSSFARHAFNELVSFIAAWGQMLNYTITVAISSYFVPHYFAAIWPPLAESPYDVIAAAAIIGGLAVINVRGGQESARLNTVLAVADVITQLVLVAVGFLLVFNTDILISNIHLGVAPTWGDFALGVAVGMIAYTGIETISNMSEEARDAARTVPRGVGLTVLVVMALYLFIPVVALSAMPVTQAADGTWFTELGSRYADDPMLGIVQGLGLPPGLTSILNIYVGSFAGIILIVATNAGLIGVSRLSYSMGQHRQLPESIRRIHPRYRTPWIAIVTFACIATITMLPGQASFLATMYAFGAMLSFTIAHAAVIRLRWSRSEVERPWKPPMNLKLGSHELPMTAVLGGIGTAAAWVIVMVLNPITLTVGSSWLVIGVVGYLLYRRHQKLPVTRTVKVVLPEPLGVEEIEYRSVLVALPADQPFSPDLIATASKLTSSQSRAIHIVALLTVPPNLPLDGAMKSEERLAREKIERARMIAGTRITGRVERVRPGEEGYFLARAARKLKAEAVVLGLESRGGAPHYGHTLEVLMRERPCRVIVVTGDSGSELSAPGVNAAAVGAGLPEPAVGR from the coding sequence TTGGCTGAGCGGATTCCGCGGGATCAGAGCCTCAGCCGGATCTACGGCACCGGGGCGCTGTTCTCGGCGGCGTACGGCAACGTCGGCTCATCGATCTACTACGCGCTCGGGGTCACCGCCGCGTTCGCTCTCGGGTTGACGCCCCTGGCCTTCATTCTCGCCGGGGTGATCTTCATCTTCACGGCTGCCACCTACGCCGAGGCGACGGTGATGTACCCGGAGGCCGGCGGGTCCTCGTCCTTCGCCCGCCACGCCTTCAACGAGCTGGTCAGCTTCATCGCCGCCTGGGGCCAGATGTTGAACTACACGATCACGGTTGCGATCTCGTCCTACTTCGTGCCGCACTACTTCGCGGCGATCTGGCCGCCCCTGGCCGAGTCCCCGTACGACGTGATCGCCGCCGCGGCGATCATCGGCGGGCTCGCCGTGATCAACGTGCGGGGCGGCCAGGAGTCCGCCCGGCTCAACACGGTGCTGGCGGTGGCCGACGTGATAACCCAGCTGGTACTGGTCGCGGTCGGGTTCCTGCTGGTCTTCAACACCGACATCCTGATTTCGAACATTCATCTCGGTGTGGCCCCGACCTGGGGCGACTTCGCCCTCGGCGTGGCGGTCGGAATGATCGCCTACACCGGGATCGAGACGATCTCGAACATGTCGGAGGAGGCTCGGGATGCCGCCCGAACCGTGCCCCGGGGCGTCGGCCTGACGGTCCTGGTGGTGATGGCGCTCTACCTCTTCATTCCGGTCGTTGCACTCTCGGCGATGCCGGTCACCCAGGCGGCTGACGGCACCTGGTTCACCGAGCTGGGAAGCAGGTACGCGGATGATCCGATGCTGGGGATCGTCCAGGGACTCGGTCTCCCGCCGGGGCTGACCTCGATCCTCAACATCTACGTCGGCAGTTTCGCCGGGATCATCTTGATCGTCGCGACCAACGCCGGACTGATCGGAGTCTCCCGGCTGAGCTACTCGATGGGCCAGCACCGACAGCTCCCGGAATCGATTCGCCGGATCCATCCTCGCTACCGCACCCCCTGGATTGCGATCGTCACCTTTGCCTGTATCGCCACGATCACCATGCTGCCCGGCCAGGCCTCATTCCTGGCGACCATGTACGCCTTCGGGGCGATGCTCTCGTTCACGATCGCCCATGCCGCGGTGATCCGGCTGCGCTGGAGCCGGTCCGAGGTCGAGCGCCCGTGGAAGCCCCCGATGAACCTGAAACTCGGAAGCCACGAGCTGCCGATGACCGCGGTGCTGGGCGGGATCGGGACCGCGGCAGCCTGGGTTATCGTGATGGTCCTCAACCCGATCACCCTGACGGTCGGGTCCAGCTGGCTGGTGATCGGCGTGGTCGGCTACCTGCTCTACCGACGCCACCAGAAGCTGCCGGTCACCAGGACCGTGAAGGTGGTTCTGCCGGAACCCCTCGGGGTGGAGGAGATCGAGTACCGCTCGGTTCTGGTCGCGCTGCCGGCCGACCAGCCTTTCTCACCGGACCTGATCGCCACCGCCTCGAAGTTGACCTCGAGTCAGAGCCGGGCGATTCACATCGTTGCGCTCTTGACCGTGCCGCCGAACCTGCCCCTCGACGGGGCGATGAAATCGGAGGAACGACTCGCCCGGGAAAAGATCGAACGGGCCCGGATGATCGCCGGCACCCGGATCACCGGACGGGTCGAACGGGTGCGCCCCGGGGAGGAAGGGTATTTCCTGGCCCGGGCGGCGCGGAAGCTGAAGGCCGAGGCGGTTGTGCTCGGACTCGAATCCCGAGGGGGAGCCCCCCACTACGGTCACACTCTGGAGGTGCTGATGCGGGAGCGTCCGTGCCGGGTCATCGTGGTCACCGGCGACAGCGGCAGCGAGCTCTCGGCTCCCGGGGTGAACGCCGCCGCCGTCGGAGCCGGACTCCCCGAACCGGCGGTCGGCAGATGA
- a CDS encoding diguanylate cyclase → MRTDRQIPIGRPPHHRGYRNSREYRDRLLRSAWPFVGVAFLVFGFSILGADDPGWVLFAGGWVVAAICLAIAALNPQLWLVAPYGALAAIVLIRWGTDGPDAGIGPLVLIPIVTVALYGSRMALAAMFATATVVIAAFHLGPGETELVVSPVWRQDLIMLVMAITVAVGVQTLVSRLRVERRLSEARGERLVRVSEITRVVSTSAEPTRTLCEMTVELTEARGAALFRHHPDGPRLMASTGADPGRLDELAAGPVAGLLDGLDQGDDATAVTIHRDAGPELESLRRVWRGFDPSVVVCAAARSDRDLTGLLLLAWPDDASPEDSAVPLDLLAAEASISIRNQELTERLERLALTDPLTGVANRRGWDQHITAVISTAGRHQRPLSVAILDLDGFKSYNDRLGHRAGDLLLREYVARWQHVIRASDHLARFGGDEFVATFPDTGLEEATIVAQRMCGSSERGVWASAGVARWDGSEAAAELLDRADRALYEAKHRDPGSVRTAASGTATSGPRGRRT, encoded by the coding sequence ATGCGCACAGACAGACAGATACCCATTGGCAGGCCGCCCCACCATCGGGGCTACCGGAACAGCCGGGAGTACCGGGACCGGCTGCTGCGGTCGGCCTGGCCGTTCGTCGGGGTGGCGTTCCTCGTTTTCGGGTTCTCGATCCTCGGGGCTGACGACCCGGGCTGGGTCCTCTTTGCGGGTGGCTGGGTGGTGGCGGCGATCTGTCTGGCGATCGCCGCGCTGAATCCACAGCTCTGGCTGGTCGCCCCCTACGGGGCGCTCGCCGCGATCGTCCTGATCCGCTGGGGGACCGACGGTCCGGATGCCGGGATCGGACCGCTGGTCCTGATCCCGATCGTCACGGTTGCGCTCTACGGCTCCCGCATGGCACTGGCCGCGATGTTTGCAACCGCGACAGTCGTCATCGCCGCCTTTCACCTCGGCCCGGGCGAGACCGAACTGGTGGTTTCCCCGGTCTGGCGCCAGGACCTGATCATGCTGGTGATGGCAATTACCGTGGCGGTCGGGGTGCAAACCCTGGTCAGTCGGCTCAGGGTCGAGCGGCGGTTGAGCGAGGCCCGGGGTGAGCGGCTGGTCCGGGTCTCGGAGATCACCCGGGTCGTGTCCACCAGTGCCGAGCCGACCCGCACGCTCTGCGAGATGACGGTGGAGCTGACCGAGGCCCGGGGGGCAGCGCTTTTTCGTCACCATCCGGACGGACCGAGGTTGATGGCATCGACCGGTGCCGATCCCGGGCGTCTGGATGAACTCGCTGCCGGTCCGGTCGCCGGTCTCCTCGACGGGCTCGACCAAGGTGATGACGCGACCGCAGTCACGATCCACCGCGACGCCGGCCCCGAGCTGGAAAGCCTTCGCCGGGTGTGGCGTGGATTCGATCCGTCGGTGGTGGTCTGCGCGGCGGCCCGGTCGGACCGGGATCTGACCGGCCTGTTGCTCCTCGCCTGGCCGGACGACGCGTCCCCCGAGGATTCAGCCGTTCCGCTCGATCTGCTCGCGGCCGAGGCGTCGATCTCGATCCGCAACCAGGAACTCACCGAACGGCTTGAGCGTCTCGCCCTGACCGACCCTCTGACCGGGGTGGCCAACCGTCGCGGCTGGGACCAGCACATCACCGCCGTGATCAGCACCGCCGGGCGGCACCAGCGGCCGTTGAGCGTGGCGATCCTCGATCTCGACGGATTCAAGTCCTACAACGACCGGCTCGGGCACCGGGCCGGGGATCTCCTGCTGAGGGAGTACGTGGCTCGATGGCAGCACGTGATCCGGGCCAGCGATCACCTCGCCCGATTCGGCGGCGACGAGTTCGTTGCGACCTTCCCCGACACCGGCCTCGAGGAAGCGACGATCGTGGCACAGAGGATGTGTGGCAGTTCCGAGCGGGGGGTCTGGGCCTCGGCCGGAGTCGCCCGGTGGGACGGGAGCGAGGCGGCCGCGGAACTCCTCGACCGGGCCGACCGGGCCCTCTACGAGGCCAAGCACAGGGACCCGGGATCGGTCCGGACGGCCGCGTCCGGGACTGCCACATCCGGACCGCGCGGCAGGAGGACCTGA